The following proteins are co-located in the Triticum aestivum cultivar Chinese Spring chromosome 1A, IWGSC CS RefSeq v2.1, whole genome shotgun sequence genome:
- the LOC123038363 gene encoding uncharacterized protein — translation MPSVGKLDPRAVKCVFVGYSGKQKGYKCWCPSEKRMFVSMDVIFREQVPFYGEPDDLTDVFPDLFSSDVSDLDNGTGGEKEGEESNSTPSREMVVGVIPLEDRNDNIDVDLIEGEPGRTMQGERQNTSTEVMRWARPNEEQNLRVYTRRHQTEEEHVQGEEISPAEDDLEAQVQSDGHDSSSQPSASSHTPLPVSTSDGSEAIPRMEGGNVRGNGST, via the exons ATGCCATCTGTTGGAAAGTTAGATCCAAGGGCTGTGAAGTGTGTGTTTGTGGGGTATTCTGGGAAGCAGAAAGGCTATAAGTGTTGGTGTCCATCAGAAAAACGAATGTTTGTGAGCATGGATGTAATCTTCAGGGAACAAGTACCATTTTATGGGGAACCTGATGATTTAACCGATGTCTTTCCTGATCTGTTTTCTAGTGATGTTTCAGATCTGGACAACGGGACAGGGGGAGAAAAAGAAGGAGAAGAGAGCAATTCTACACCATCAAGAGAAATGGTGGTTGGAGTAATACCATTGGAAGACAGAAATGATAATATAGATGTGGATCTTATAGAAGGAGAACCAGGGCGAACTATGCAAGGGGAGAGACAAAATACATCAACTGAAGTTATGCGGTGGGCAAGACCGAATGAAGAACAAAATCTGCGGGTGTATACGCGGAGACATCAAACTGAGGAAGAACATGTGCAGGGGGAGGAAATTAGTCCAGCGGAGGATGATTTAGAAGCTCAAGTTCAATCCGACGGGCATGATTCCAGTTCACAACCATCAGCTTCATCTCATACTCCACTACCGGTCTCCACAAGCGATG GAAGCGAAGCAATACCCAGAATGGAGGGCGGCAATGTTAGAGGAAATGGCAGCACTTGA
- the LOC123038348 gene encoding uncharacterized protein, translating into MAGNENAPAGVTAGELAAVLQAMDEKYRVLFDAINKQAGNSRSEVEIKEEVHPLQMPHVKLEGPGSYVSWAEHTETILVSRKLEGYILGMVEKPADESSKEGQKWKATNALVRAWLLSSVSPQIAKQIERIKEASEIWRLLKGTFSGVGNEMLACKIQKELQDLSQGEKTVVDYVSELKRLWSDLDYYDPIEMECGKCIEKYNKWTERRRVRDFLNGLNSKFENRRAALYGSGKLPNLEQAISAIISEETRLKLEATGSSTQGVAQRRSAFLATEGANFQRSGASIYEKKCFECGQPGHLRVSCPELVGAGRGRGQEWRGRGRGRVFVGRGGNRGRGVRPTGRANISSVIEEAPQTMKVEMSVDDWERWSKFKGMCLEDKQSIEASTASTSAASANFGGTWDWKKAWDREHA; encoded by the exons ATGGCAGGCAATGAAAATGCCCCAGCAGGAGTCACAGCGGGGGAGCTTGCTGCTGTTTTGCAGGCGATGGATGAGAAGTATCGGGTGTTGTTTGATGCAATTAACAAGCAAGCAGGGAACTCAAGATCAGAAGTGGAGATAAAAGAAGAGGTGCATCCTTTGCAAATGCCCCATGTAAAATTAGAAGGGCCTGGGAGTTATGTGAGTTGGGCAGAGCATACAGAGACCATTTTGGTCTCTAGGAAGCTTGAAGGTTATATTTTAGGCATGGTGGAGAAGCCTGCAGATGAGAGTTCCAAAGAAGGCCAGAAGTGGAAGGCGACAAATGCACTTGTGAGGGCCTGGTTATTGAGCTCAGTATCACCTCAGATCGCTAAGCAAATTGAAAGGATTAAAGAAGCTTCTGAAATCTGGAGATTATTGAAAGGGACATTCTCAGGAGTAGGAAATGAAATGCTTGCTTGCAAGATTCAGAAGGAGTTGCAGGACCTGAGTCAAGGCGAGAAGACAGTGGTTGACTATGTTTCTGAGCTGAAACGACTTTGGAGCGATTTGGATTATTATGATCCAATTGAGATGGAGTGTGGCAAGTGCATTGAAAAATACAATAAATGGACCGAGAGGAGGCGTGTTAGGGATTTTCTAAATGGACTTAATTCTAAGTTTGAAAACAGAAGGGCTGCATTGTATGGTAGTGGGAAACTACCTAACCTGGAGCAAGCAATATCTGCAATTATTAGTGAGGAAACTCGGTTGAAGCTGGAGGCTACAGGATCGTCTACACAAGGCGTCGCACAGAGGCGCTCAGCCTTCCTTGCTACAGAAGGGGCAAATTTTCAAAGATCAGGAGCAAGTATATATGAGAAGAAATGTTTTGAATGTGGCCAGCCAGGACACTTGCGAGTCTCTTGTCCTGAATTAGTTGGAGCAGGCCGGGGTAGAGGACAAGAATGGCGTGGCAGGGGTCGTGGACGTGTATTTGTTGGACGTGGAGGTAACCGGGGGCGTGGTGTGCGACCTACAGGCAGGGCAAATATCTCATCAGTTATTGAAGAAGCCCCACAAACTATGAAAGTAGAGATGTCAGTCGATGACTGGGAGAGGTGGAGCAAATTTAAGGGAATGTGTTTGGAGGATAAGCAATCTATCGAGGCTTCTACTGCATCCACTTCTGCTGCATCTGCCAACTTTGGTG GAACTTGGGACTGGAAGAAGGCTTGGGACAGGGAGCATGCGTGA